In a single window of the Pirellulales bacterium genome:
- the fhcD gene encoding formylmethanofuran--tetrahydromethanopterin N-formyltransferase: MAASSTLQIDGTEIEDTFAEAFRMRYARLLVTAHDEHWLQAAVGEFTGYAASVIACDAEAGIEHKLGESDTPDGRPGVAVLVFGFSIEALAKAVPNRAGQCLMTCPTSAVYDGLPGGEERIALGSHLRFFGDGYQKSKLLLGRRYWRVPVMDGEFLVEDTLGIGKGVAGGNLIIQGEDLPAALSAARRAVEALRDMPGIITPFPGGIARSGSKVGSRYKKLRASTADAFCPTLRGRVATQLHPGANCAYEMVIDGTDEPTIATAMAAGVRAAAGPRIVAISAGNYGGKLGKFHFHLHKVLSGAE, encoded by the coding sequence ATCGCCGCGAGTTCGACATTGCAAATCGACGGCACCGAGATCGAGGATACCTTCGCCGAGGCGTTTCGCATGCGCTACGCGCGGCTGCTGGTTACCGCGCACGACGAGCATTGGTTGCAGGCCGCGGTGGGTGAATTCACAGGTTACGCGGCCTCGGTGATCGCCTGCGATGCGGAAGCCGGCATCGAGCACAAGCTTGGCGAGAGCGACACTCCCGACGGTCGCCCTGGGGTGGCTGTGCTGGTATTCGGGTTTTCGATCGAGGCGCTGGCCAAGGCGGTGCCTAATCGCGCAGGCCAATGCCTGATGACCTGCCCGACGTCAGCCGTTTACGACGGCCTTCCCGGCGGCGAAGAGCGCATTGCGCTCGGAAGCCACCTCCGCTTCTTTGGCGATGGCTATCAGAAGAGCAAACTGCTGCTGGGACGCCGCTATTGGCGGGTCCCGGTCATGGATGGTGAGTTCCTGGTCGAGGATACGCTGGGTATTGGAAAGGGGGTCGCCGGGGGCAATCTGATCATTCAAGGGGAAGACTTGCCGGCTGCATTGTCTGCCGCGCGCCGCGCCGTCGAGGCATTGCGTGATATGCCGGGCATCATCACCCCGTTCCCCGGCGGCATCGCGCGGAGCGGTAGCAAAGTGGGATCGCGTTACAAAAAACTGCGGGCCTCGACGGCCGATGCCTTCTGTCCAACACTGCGTGGCCGCGTCGCGACGCAGTTGCATCCCGGTGCCAACTGCGCCTACGAAATGGTGATCGACGGGACCGACGAGCCGACGATCGCCACGGCCATGGCGGCCGGGGTTCGCGCCGCCGCGGGGCCACGCATTGTCGCCATCAGCGCCGGTAACTACGGCGGCAAGCTAGGCAAGTTTCATTTTCATTTGCACAAGGTCCTGTCGGGGGCCGAGTGA